One Setaria viridis chromosome 7, Setaria_viridis_v4.0, whole genome shotgun sequence genomic region harbors:
- the LOC117864960 gene encoding LOB domain-containing protein 12, whose protein sequence is MAGSGSSSGSGSSSSPCASCKLLRRRCTQECVFAPYFPPEDPHKFAIVHKVFGASNVSKMLQELPAQQRADAVSSLVYEANARMRDPVYGCVGAISYLQQQVSQLQMQLALAKAEILCVQMQHDGHATVSSPPSAASQQLERKQQQLMDCEAYGSLLMQNGLMNTSFNSTAAAHQQQQMLAGSLGSAGNTAMMLQEACLKKESLWT, encoded by the exons ATGGCCGGGAGCGGAAGCAGCAGCGGGAGTGGGAGCAGCAGCTCGCCGTGCGCGTCGTGCAAGCTGCTACGGCGGCGGTGTACCCAGGAGTGCGTGTTCGCGCCCTACTTCCCTCCTGAGGATCCTCACAAGTTCGCCATCGTCCACAAGGTCTTTGGCGCCAGCAATGTCAGCAAGATGCTCCAG GAGCTGCCTGCTCAGCAGAGGGCAGATGCGGTAAGCAGCCTGGTGTACGAGGCCAACGCACGGATGAGGGACCCTGTCTACGGCTGCGTCGGTGCCATCTCCTACCTCCAGCAGCAAGTCTCACAACTCCAGATGCAGCTCGCCCTCGCCAAGGCTGAGATCCTCTGCGTCCAGATGCAGCACGATGGCCATGCAACTGTTTCGTCACCACCATCAGCAGCATCGCAACAACTCGAGCGAAAACAGCAGCAGCTCATGGACTGCGAGGCGTATGGTAGCCTGCTCATGCAAAACGGCCTGATGAACACGTCGTTCAACAGCACTGCCGCCgctcatcagcagcagcagatgctGGCCGGCAGCTTAGGTTCCGCGGGGAACACTGCAATGATGCTGCAGGAGGCGTGCCTCAAGAAAGAGTCTCTATGGACATGA